A stretch of the Ptychodera flava strain L36383 chromosome 18, AS_Pfla_20210202, whole genome shotgun sequence genome encodes the following:
- the LOC139117413 gene encoding Iroquois homeobox protein 6a-like isoform X2, protein MSAAYPLGYPYPTSSQLLMSSVSHSSTSCCEGGRPIMTDPHTGQTVCSCQYDASRAATLMHSRVAGLPFVYGSSYPSDQGYVPTFGTDPSAFYSPLNTTYDLKTSADGSWSSPYQPTACYPYDPTYQYYGDRYGGVDINGAARRKNATRETTSTLKAWLYEHRKNPYPTKGEKIMLAIITKMTLTQVSTWFANARRRLKKENKMTWSPRNRCGDDRKYDSDDGDNDDDDKDETKDDDDQHSERLDSLDTDKENDDIDDHPKDDSEVDSEERVKEDDSCRHSSGNADSLSLSDPPLLSQNASTTNRIPTATSTPTQQQPQPAPKPKIWSLASLARTSNPSSPELPQRSPLCQQTISASSFQTHLSLNTEPNVNTLQHWVDGVFHPQASRIAYSAANRSTASSVLSHTHNPMLGTDNALMRSGGSELHSGPSRDLAMIAHNSAQATKYSIAAAAFHREDDLRVDKSSHVSEASEHPIRTAFKPVAKR, encoded by the exons ATGTCCGCAGCTTATCCCCTTGGCTATCCCTATCCGACGTCTTCCCAG TTACTTATGTCAAGTGTAAGCCACAGTTCCACATCATGTTGTGAAGGTGGACGACCAATAATGACAGATCCACACACGGGCCAGACTGTGTGTTCTTGTCAATACGACGCCAGCCGGGCAGCGACACTCATGCACTCTCGGGTAGCCGGCTTGCCTTTTGTCTACGGTTCAAGTTATCCCAGCGATCAAGGATACGTACCGACATTTGGGACAGATCCGTCAGCTTTTTACTCACCATTG AACACGACTTACGATTTAAAAACTAGCGCGGACGGAAGCTGGAGTTCCCCGTATCAACCGACTGCTTGCTATCCGTACGACCCTACTTACCAATATTACGGAGATAG ATATGGCGGTGTCGATATCAACGGAGCGGCAAGGAGGAAAAACGCCACCCGCGAAACGACGAGCACGCTGAAAGCCTGGCTCTACGAACATCGAAAAAACCCCTACCCAACCAAAGGAGAGAAAATTATGCTTGCGATTATCACAAAAATGACCCTAACTCAAGTTTCCACGTGGTTCGCAAACGCTCGTCGACGGcttaaaaaggaaaataaaatgacatggtCGCCGAGGAATAGGTGTGGTGACGATAGAAAGTACGATTCGGACGACGgcgacaacgacgacgacgacaaagACGAAACAAAGGATGATGATGACCAACACTCGGAAAGATTGGACAGTTTAG ACACTGATAAAGAGAATGACGATATCGATGATCATCCAAAAGATGACAGTGAAGTCGATAGCGAGGAGAGAGTTAAAGAAGACGACAGTTGTAGACATTCTTCGGGTAACGCTGACTCACTCAGTTTGTCGGACCCACCACTACTATCGCAGAATGCAAGTACAACAAACAGAATACCCACTGCTACCTCAACCCCAACCCAACAACAGCCGCAACCGGCGCCTAAACCGAAAATTTGGTCGCTGGCTTCGCTAGCACGGACTTCAAATCCAAGTAGTCCAGAATTGCCACAGAGGTCACCGTTATGTCAGCAAACCATCTCTGCAAGCTCATTCCAAACACATCTCAGTCTGAACACGGAACCTAATGTGAACACGCTACAACACTGGGTGGACGGTGTTTTCCATCCCCAGGCTTCACGAATTGCATACAGTGCGGCAAACCGGAGCACAGCCTCGTCAGTATTATCGCACACGCACAATCCCATGTTAGGAACGGACAATGCGTTAATGCGATCTGGTGGTAGTGAGTTACACTCAGGACCAAGTCGCGATCTTGCGATGATAGCCCACAATAGCGCCCAGGCGACAAAGTACAGCATAGCGGCTGCGGCCTTTCACAGAGAAG ACGATTTACGTGTGGACAAATCATCGCACGTCAGCGAAGCAAGTGAACACCCAATCCGAACAGCCTTTAAACCGGTAGCAAAGAGGTAA
- the LOC139117413 gene encoding Iroquois homeobox protein 6a-like isoform X1 — MSAAYPLGYPYPTSSQLLMSSVSHSSTSCCEGGRPIMTDPHTGQTVCSCQYDASRAATLMHSRVAGLPFVYGSSYPSDQGYVPTFGTDPSAFYSPLNTTYDLKTSADGSWSSPYQPTACYPYDPTYQYYGDRYGGVDINGAARRKNATRETTSTLKAWLYEHRKNPYPTKGEKIMLAIITKMTLTQVSTWFANARRRLKKENKMTWSPRNRCGDDRKYDSDDGDNDDDDKDETKDDDDQHSERLDSLDTDKENDDIDDHPKDDSEVDSEERVKEDDSCRHSSGNADSLSLSDPPLLSQNASTTNRIPTATSTPTQQQPQPAPKPKIWSLASLARTSNPSSPELPQRSPLCQQTISASSFQTHLSLNTEPNVNTLQHWVDGVFHPQASRIAYSAANRSTASSVLSHTHNPMLGTDNALMRSGGSELHSGPSRDLAMIAHNSAQATKYSIAAAAFHREDDLRVDKSSHVSEASEHPIRTAFKPVAKRLGVNMAVNGQSVHREYDAAMALTSLSSR; from the exons ATGTCCGCAGCTTATCCCCTTGGCTATCCCTATCCGACGTCTTCCCAG TTACTTATGTCAAGTGTAAGCCACAGTTCCACATCATGTTGTGAAGGTGGACGACCAATAATGACAGATCCACACACGGGCCAGACTGTGTGTTCTTGTCAATACGACGCCAGCCGGGCAGCGACACTCATGCACTCTCGGGTAGCCGGCTTGCCTTTTGTCTACGGTTCAAGTTATCCCAGCGATCAAGGATACGTACCGACATTTGGGACAGATCCGTCAGCTTTTTACTCACCATTG AACACGACTTACGATTTAAAAACTAGCGCGGACGGAAGCTGGAGTTCCCCGTATCAACCGACTGCTTGCTATCCGTACGACCCTACTTACCAATATTACGGAGATAG ATATGGCGGTGTCGATATCAACGGAGCGGCAAGGAGGAAAAACGCCACCCGCGAAACGACGAGCACGCTGAAAGCCTGGCTCTACGAACATCGAAAAAACCCCTACCCAACCAAAGGAGAGAAAATTATGCTTGCGATTATCACAAAAATGACCCTAACTCAAGTTTCCACGTGGTTCGCAAACGCTCGTCGACGGcttaaaaaggaaaataaaatgacatggtCGCCGAGGAATAGGTGTGGTGACGATAGAAAGTACGATTCGGACGACGgcgacaacgacgacgacgacaaagACGAAACAAAGGATGATGATGACCAACACTCGGAAAGATTGGACAGTTTAG ACACTGATAAAGAGAATGACGATATCGATGATCATCCAAAAGATGACAGTGAAGTCGATAGCGAGGAGAGAGTTAAAGAAGACGACAGTTGTAGACATTCTTCGGGTAACGCTGACTCACTCAGTTTGTCGGACCCACCACTACTATCGCAGAATGCAAGTACAACAAACAGAATACCCACTGCTACCTCAACCCCAACCCAACAACAGCCGCAACCGGCGCCTAAACCGAAAATTTGGTCGCTGGCTTCGCTAGCACGGACTTCAAATCCAAGTAGTCCAGAATTGCCACAGAGGTCACCGTTATGTCAGCAAACCATCTCTGCAAGCTCATTCCAAACACATCTCAGTCTGAACACGGAACCTAATGTGAACACGCTACAACACTGGGTGGACGGTGTTTTCCATCCCCAGGCTTCACGAATTGCATACAGTGCGGCAAACCGGAGCACAGCCTCGTCAGTATTATCGCACACGCACAATCCCATGTTAGGAACGGACAATGCGTTAATGCGATCTGGTGGTAGTGAGTTACACTCAGGACCAAGTCGCGATCTTGCGATGATAGCCCACAATAGCGCCCAGGCGACAAAGTACAGCATAGCGGCTGCGGCCTTTCACAGAGAAG ACGATTTACGTGTGGACAAATCATCGCACGTCAGCGAAGCAAGTGAACACCCAATCCGAACAGCCTTTAAACCGGTAGCAAAGAG GTTAGGAGTAAATATGGCAGTTAATGGACAGTCTGTTCACAGAGAGTATGACGCAGCGATGGCGCTCACCAGTCTTTCATCGCGGTGA